The Myroides fluvii region ATTTACTCTGTATTTTAGTGTTAGTGTATCACGAATAATTAAGGTTTCTTTTCCCTTTGTTTCTTTGATTTGCAATACCCAATCCGTTTCTTGTTTATCCAAGCGAAGAGGAAGTAATAGCGTGTTACCATTACTTCGAATAGTGTCTTGTATTCCTATTGCATAGGCCTCAACGAGACCATTTTTTGTAACTTCCTGATCTTCGTAATTGAAGAATTGAATTTTGTAATTCGGAGTTGTAGGTTCTTCTTTGCCACATATATCATCTTTTTCACACGCTACAAAAACAAAGGCAGCGAGACATAGAAAAGAGGTGATAACCAGTATTTTTTTCATAAAAGAGTAAGTCTTACAGATTGTAAACAGCACCAAAAATACTAAAAACAAACCAAACGATTTATATACTTGGGATTGGTTTTGTAAATAAGTGAAAATAAAATGAAGGGAAAGTAAAAAGTCGGAAGAAACCTTCCGACTTTTTATATGAAGTAAGCCGCAATTACACCCAGTAATATTGCTATTAGCTTATTGATATTGAATTTGTGATCTTCGTTACTTTCAAAGATAATAGTTGAAGAAATATGAAATAAGATTCCAACTACAATTGCTGATATTTCGGCATAGTACGTACTCAGAACAGGGACGTTACTCGAAATTAAAGTACCTAGAGGTGTCATAATGGAAAATAGCATCATAAAGGCAAAAACCATTTTTTTATTCATT contains the following coding sequences:
- a CDS encoding DUF6452 family protein, translating into MKKILVITSFLCLAAFVFVACEKDDICGKEEPTTPNYKIQFFNYEDQEVTKNGLVEAYAIGIQDTIRSNGNTLLLPLRLDKQETDWVLQIKETKGKETLIIRDTLTLKYRVNTTYLNKACGYVSTFSLLQDGSSPLLNGKASTTKGNWIKLYTTETNEIDNNLENPENEKEAHFKVYY